Within the Achromobacter spanius genome, the region GCAGCCATGACTGCCACCGGAGACAAATCAAGATGGACTTACGGATTGCGGGTAAATGGGCGCTGGTGTGCGGCGCCAGCAAAGGACTGGGGCGCGGATGCGCACAAGCATTGGCGTCCGAGGGCGTAAATCTGGTGATCAATGCCCGCAACCCGGATGCGCTGGAAAGCACAGCTAGAGAACTGCGCATGCTGGCACCCAATGTCGACATCCGTACCGCCGTTGGCGACATCGCTACCGAGCAGGGCCGTGACGCGGCGCTGGCGCAAGCTCCCGCCATCGACATCCTGATCAACAACGCAGGCGGGCCGCCCGCGGGCGATATGCAGGATTGGACGCGCGACGACTGGATCCGCGCACTGGATGCCAACATGCTGGCGCCGATTGCGTTGATCAAGGCCACTGTCGACGGCATGGCCGAGCGCGGCTACGGCCGGGTCATCAACATTACGTCGTCGGCCGTCAAGGCGCCGATTGCGACATTGGGGCTATCGAACGGGGCACGCTCCGGCCTGACCGGATTCATCGCGGGGCTGGCGCGTCAGCCCAAGCTGGCTGGACGAAATGTCACCCTGAACAATGTGCTGCCCGGCACCTTCGATACCGATCGCCTGCGTAGCAATTTGACCGCGATGGCCGGACGCGCGAATGCGCCGGTCGAGTCCTATACAGATCATCGGCGCAACGCGATCCCCGCGCAGCGATTCGGTACGCCCGCCGAATTTGGCGCCGTCTGCGCTTTTTTGTGCGGCATGGACGCTGGCTACCTGACCGGGCAGAACATTCTGCTGGATGGTGGCGCCTATCCAGGCACGTTCTGATCCATTCCGCTTCTGGATTCCGGAATGCGTTCACTTCATCAGAACGCAAGACGCGGTCCCAGGCCCGGTTGCCTAATGGTGTGCAGACATATCGGCAGCCGGCCAGCAGTACCTATGAGCAGTACCTATAAGCAGTACCTATAAGCAGTAGAACAAAGAACACGGAGACAACCAATGTTCAAAATACTGTTACGCGCGACCTGCGTCGCACTCGGCCTGTCTATCGCCCCCGCGGCCGCCCTGGCGCAAGAGGGGCAACCCATACAATTGATCGTTCCCTACAACCCGGGAGGCGGCTCCGATCTCTTCGCCCGCCTGGTCGCGCCAGGGCTGGGCAAGGCCTTGAACCAAACCGTGATTGTTGAAAATCGCGCGGGCGCGGGGGGCATCATCGGCACCGAGGCGGTGGTCAGGTCAACGCCGCCCAACAAGATGCTGCTGGTGTCGGATTCCGCTGTCTACTCCATCATTCCCTCGCTATACACACCGCTTTCGTACTCCCGCAAGGACTTGATCCCCGTGGCCAATCTGGCCACGTTTGGGAACGTGCTGGTCGTGCCCGCGAATTCGCGTTTCAAGACGTTCCAGGATCTGCTGGAAACCGCCCGCAAGTCGCCGGGCAAGTTGTCGATCGGATCGTCTGGAACGGGCGGCATTACGCACCTGGCGGCTGAAAGACTCATGGAACAAGCCAAGATCAAGCTCGTGCACGTTCCGTACAAAGGCAGCGGCCCCGCGATTACCGACACGGCGGGTGGCCACATCGACATGGTGTTCACGGGCTTGCCATCCGTACTGGAGTTGCTGCGGTCCGGAAAGCTGCGTGCCTTGGCAATCGCTACCGACAAGCGCTCCCCGTATGCGCCCGAGATCCCCACGATCAGCGAATCAGGAGTACCAGGATTTTCAGCGCTGATCTCCCAAGGCTTGTTCGCGCCCGTCAATACGCCCCCCGAAACCGTTCAGAAACTGAATCAGGCCGTGCAGGACTTCATGAACCAGCCCGACACCAAAGAGACCCTGAGAAAAATGATGGTGGAACCCGTGTACCAGTCATCCGCCGAATACAAGACCTGGCTGGACAAGGAAAGCAGTGAATGGGCAGCGCTGATCAAGCGCGCCGACATCAAAGTGCAATGACGGTGACAGGTGGCCGACACCCGTCAGCCACCTTTTTGCCCTGCCATAAAGGACATATTCGATGATAGATCTCTACGCCTGGCGCACCACCAATGGCCTGCGGGCCACCATTACCCTGGCCGAATGCGAATTGCCGCATCGCGTCATCCCCATCGACGTGGGCGCCGGCGCGCAAAAATCGCCCGATTATTTGAAGATAAATCCCGCCAGCCAGATCCCCGCCATGGTCGATCCGGATGGGCCGGGCGGCAAGCCGCTGGTACTGGCGCAGTCGGGCGCCATCGTGCTGTACGCCTGCCAGAAGGCAGGCCGCTTTGTTCCCGACAACGCGGCCGACCAAGCCATTGCGATGCAATGGGCCTGGCAAGCGGGCACAGATATAGGCGGCACCAGCGCTTCGATGAACCAGGTGGAAGTGGTGTCGCCTCTGAAAGTGCAAGAACACATCGACCTGTTCCGCAAGCGCTTCGCCCGCTATTTCCGCATCGTCGAAGAACATCTGGCCAAGCGCGATTATCTGGCCAACACCATCAGCTACGCGGACTTCATCCTGTATCCCAACTACGCCCTGCGCCGCAACCTGCTTGACGCCGCGTCATTCCCCGCGCTGTCGGCCTGGGCGGAACGCATCGGCCAGCGTCCCGGAGTCGTCGAGGGCATGCGCTTGCATTCCGACGCAGGAAAGTCGCCATGACACCGATGAACGGCGCCGAAGCGCTGGTACGCACGTTGGTCAATTCAGGCGTCACCACTTGTTTTGCGAATCCGGGAACATCGGAGATGCATTTCGTGTCGGCGCTGGATCGCGTCCCCGGCATGCGCTGCGTGCTGGGTTTGGCCGAGACCGTAGTGACGGGCTGCGCCGACGGCTATGGCCGCATGATGGGGCGCCCCGCCGCCACCCTGCTGCATTGCGGCCCAGGGCTGGCCAATGGATTGGCAAACCTGCACAACGCAAAGCGCGCCTACACGCCAGTCGTCAATATTGTGGGTGACCACGCCACTTACCACGTCGCCTACGACACGCCGTTGACGTCTGACGTGGAAAGCCTGGCGCGGCCCATGTCGCAATGGGTACGGCTGTCGCGCCATGCCCGCAGCGTGGCCGACGACGCCGCGCTGGCGGTACAGGCCG harbors:
- a CDS encoding SDR family oxidoreductase — protein: MDLRIAGKWALVCGASKGLGRGCAQALASEGVNLVINARNPDALESTARELRMLAPNVDIRTAVGDIATEQGRDAALAQAPAIDILINNAGGPPAGDMQDWTRDDWIRALDANMLAPIALIKATVDGMAERGYGRVINITSSAVKAPIATLGLSNGARSGLTGFIAGLARQPKLAGRNVTLNNVLPGTFDTDRLRSNLTAMAGRANAPVESYTDHRRNAIPAQRFGTPAEFGAVCAFLCGMDAGYLTGQNILLDGGAYPGTF
- a CDS encoding Bug family tripartite tricarboxylate transporter substrate binding protein, translating into MFKILLRATCVALGLSIAPAAALAQEGQPIQLIVPYNPGGGSDLFARLVAPGLGKALNQTVIVENRAGAGGIIGTEAVVRSTPPNKMLLVSDSAVYSIIPSLYTPLSYSRKDLIPVANLATFGNVLVVPANSRFKTFQDLLETARKSPGKLSIGSSGTGGITHLAAERLMEQAKIKLVHVPYKGSGPAITDTAGGHIDMVFTGLPSVLELLRSGKLRALAIATDKRSPYAPEIPTISESGVPGFSALISQGLFAPVNTPPETVQKLNQAVQDFMNQPDTKETLRKMMVEPVYQSSAEYKTWLDKESSEWAALIKRADIKVQ
- a CDS encoding glutathione S-transferase family protein — protein: MIDLYAWRTTNGLRATITLAECELPHRVIPIDVGAGAQKSPDYLKINPASQIPAMVDPDGPGGKPLVLAQSGAIVLYACQKAGRFVPDNAADQAIAMQWAWQAGTDIGGTSASMNQVEVVSPLKVQEHIDLFRKRFARYFRIVEEHLAKRDYLANTISYADFILYPNYALRRNLLDAASFPALSAWAERIGQRPGVVEGMRLHSDAGKSP